In the genome of Magnetococcus sp. PR-3, the window AACCCCTCCTTTTTCTTTTTTTTGTGATTTGTAAAATTAAGATAAAAGCTTGATGTCATTTGAGAGTTTTCTCTCTCAAGTCGATTCTGCACAAAAGCCCTTTTACCTTGCCCATCTTTGCGTCAAAATCATGTGCGCCAATTGTGGAACACATCAAGGAGTCTTCAGTTATGCAGGGAAATCGTTACGCCTTAGCTCTTCTCGTGGCCCTGAGTCTTGGGTTGAACGGTTGTTCATCGGGTTTTTGGGGTGGCCAAAGCAAGGTGGACAAGCATCCATTGGCTAAGTTTGGTCAGAAAAAAGTGCTGGATGAGGCCCAAGAGGAAGGTGCCATGGCGCTGGATAATGCCTATGCTGGCCAAGATCCGAGTAACTCCACATTCTCATTTGGTGGGAAAGAGGGCATCCTTGCAGGTGGTGGTGGCGGAAAAACGGAGGCTGATGTCCGCCGTGAGAAGCTCTATGCCGGTGCATTACAGGTTGTCATGGCTCTGCCAATTAAAGTTGCGGATGGTAATGGTGGGTTTGTTGCTACCGATTGGAAAGTGGACCCTAAGCGTCCAGATGTTCGCTACCGTCTGAATATTTTGGTCACTGGTACCAAGCCTTACGGTACGGTTAAAGTTGTGGTCTTAAAGCAAG includes:
- a CDS encoding DUF3576 domain-containing protein; protein product: MQGNRYALALLVALSLGLNGCSSGFWGGQSKVDKHPLAKFGQKKVLDEAQEEGAMALDNAYAGQDPSNSTFSFGGKEGILAGGGGGKTEADVRREKLYAGALQVVMALPIKVADGNGGFVATDWKVDPKRPDVRYRLNILVTGTKPYGTVKVVVLKQGRGVNGWEDRPSDQALAKQIAKAIRKSSHPVKLQP